A DNA window from Chryseobacterium sp. MEBOG06 contains the following coding sequences:
- a CDS encoding TonB-dependent receptor domain-containing protein gives MNQAESINTILLKKIYSLNFIKDQNACAFAHNKKETSTNINPMTSTKLLLFPSIVISSMASAQTTSVTVSGRITNKDKAVLPYAGIILKKEKDSTFITGTITNENGRFSMTGIKPDHYLIEASVTGYNTKLQPIFVGSLSEFLEIPGIDLGPKKDTETKIEEVTITASKKSEIGNQLDKKIYSVADNISQSGGSVLQSMQNLPGITIQDGKVQLRGNDKVTVLIDGRQTAMTGFGSQTGLDNIPSSSIDKIETINNPSSKYDANGNAGIINIIMKKNKKNGWNGKVGFTAGLGSLWVRKENLPTIRPQYTMTPKINPSLSLNYRKDKVNIFLQADNLYTQTLNKNEFVTRTYDDGTVINSQLKRNRNTNFFTTKAGIDWNIDDQNTLTISGMYGSEKIIDRGDQPFFNGDFSQRLRLWQFLEDELKTTVMGTASYQHKFKEAGHLLNIGFNYTFHREDEKYFYDNYLPATTGTDAFKLLSDEQVYDFNIDYIKPLKYGRIETGIKLRNRSIPTNMQFFPGSNSVLDASAGGKADYKEFIPAVYGNYVFENDKWEAELGLRLEYVKIQYDVNPNHPTYKSDGYNYTQPFPNFRLGYKLNDRHKFSVFYNRRVDRPNEVDIRIFPKYDDAEIIKVGNPALRPQFTNSVELGYKYNWGSGYLYSALYHRFANGTITRISSIVPNSTLIYAIFQNAGKSYNTGLEAIWNQKMSDVYSFNINGNLYRNQINAFSVLNLYPEPNTFSADKQSAISGNLKMNNIFHFSKGLDLQFTAVYLAPDVIPQGRIQSRFSIDVGVKKAIQKGKGEVFLNASDLLNTMVIKKKIQGVGFAYTSNDYYETQVVRLGYSYKF, from the coding sequence ATGAATCAAGCAGAAAGTATAAATACAATCCTCTTAAAAAAAATATACAGTCTCAACTTTATCAAAGATCAAAATGCCTGCGCCTTTGCGCATAATAAAAAAGAAACATCAACTAATATCAACCCAATGACCAGCACTAAACTGTTACTTTTCCCATCTATTGTTATTTCGTCTATGGCCTCAGCACAAACCACTTCTGTGACTGTGTCAGGTAGAATCACCAATAAAGACAAGGCCGTATTGCCTTATGCTGGTATTATTTTAAAAAAGGAAAAAGACAGTACGTTTATTACCGGAACAATTACCAATGAAAACGGAAGATTTTCTATGACAGGGATAAAACCGGATCATTATCTTATTGAAGCGTCTGTTACAGGATACAATACAAAGTTACAGCCCATTTTCGTCGGAAGTCTTTCAGAATTTCTGGAGATTCCCGGCATTGACCTGGGACCGAAGAAGGATACAGAAACAAAAATAGAAGAAGTGACTATTACCGCTTCCAAAAAGTCTGAGATAGGTAATCAGCTTGACAAAAAAATATATTCGGTAGCGGATAATATCAGCCAAAGTGGAGGATCTGTATTACAGAGTATGCAAAATCTGCCTGGTATTACCATTCAGGATGGAAAAGTACAGCTTAGGGGGAATGATAAAGTTACGGTTCTTATTGATGGAAGGCAAACGGCAATGACTGGTTTCGGAAGCCAGACAGGCCTTGACAATATCCCTTCTTCATCAATAGATAAAATTGAAACCATCAATAATCCTTCTTCAAAGTATGACGCTAATGGGAATGCAGGGATCATCAATATTATCATGAAGAAAAATAAAAAGAATGGATGGAACGGGAAAGTAGGTTTCACAGCAGGACTTGGATCTCTTTGGGTAAGAAAAGAGAATCTGCCAACCATCCGTCCCCAGTATACGATGACGCCAAAGATCAATCCTTCACTTTCTCTTAATTACAGAAAAGATAAGGTAAACATTTTCCTGCAGGCTGATAATTTATATACTCAGACGCTTAATAAGAATGAATTTGTAACCCGTACTTATGACGATGGAACTGTTATCAATTCACAATTGAAAAGAAACAGAAATACTAATTTCTTTACCACAAAGGCAGGAATAGACTGGAATATTGATGATCAGAATACATTGACGATTTCAGGGATGTATGGCAGTGAGAAAATCATTGACCGTGGGGACCAGCCGTTTTTCAACGGAGATTTCTCTCAGCGTCTTCGGCTGTGGCAGTTTTTGGAAGATGAGTTAAAAACAACGGTTATGGGAACAGCTTCTTATCAGCATAAATTTAAGGAAGCCGGACATCTGCTGAATATAGGTTTTAATTATACTTTTCACAGAGAAGACGAAAAATATTTCTATGACAATTATTTACCTGCTACTACAGGAACTGATGCTTTCAAATTATTATCTGATGAACAGGTGTATGACTTTAATATAGATTATATAAAGCCTTTAAAATACGGGAGAATTGAAACAGGAATTAAGCTTCGAAACAGAAGTATCCCAACCAATATGCAGTTTTTCCCCGGAAGCAACTCTGTATTGGATGCCTCTGCGGGCGGAAAAGCTGATTATAAAGAATTTATACCTGCTGTATATGGAAATTATGTATTTGAAAATGACAAATGGGAAGCAGAACTTGGGCTAAGACTGGAATATGTGAAAATTCAGTATGATGTGAACCCCAACCATCCTACTTATAAAAGTGACGGCTATAACTATACTCAGCCATTTCCTAATTTTAGACTGGGCTATAAGCTGAACGACCGCCATAAGTTCTCTGTCTTTTATAACAGAAGAGTAGACCGTCCTAATGAAGTTGATATCAGAATTTTTCCAAAATATGATGATGCCGAGATTATTAAGGTAGGAAATCCTGCACTAAGGCCTCAGTTTACCAATTCTGTTGAACTTGGGTATAAGTACAATTGGGGCAGCGGGTATCTGTATTCTGCTTTATACCATCGTTTTGCCAATGGAACAATTACCCGAATTTCAAGTATCGTTCCGAACAGTACGCTGATTTATGCTATATTCCAAAATGCCGGAAAAAGCTACAATACAGGTCTGGAAGCAATATGGAACCAAAAGATGTCGGATGTATATTCTTTCAATATCAATGGGAATCTTTACCGCAACCAGATCAATGCATTTTCAGTACTGAATCTCTATCCTGAACCCAATACATTCTCTGCTGATAAGCAGTCTGCCATTTCAGGAAACCTTAAAATGAACAATATTTTTCACTTTTCAAAAGGGCTGGACCTACA